The proteins below are encoded in one region of Myxococcaceae bacterium JPH2:
- a CDS encoding ATP-dependent DNA helicase RecQ — protein MVNMRAMPESLPFLEEAQRGLVRHFGLAEFRPGQAPVINSVLGGNNTVVVMPTGAGKSLCYQLPATLLPGLTLVVSPLIALMKDQVEQLTARGIPATYINSSLSDLERAERMRRVRMREYKLLYVAPERFRSARFLEAVTELGVDLFAVDEAHCISQWGHDFRPDYALLGQVRKKLRPPRTVALTATATPEVREDIVRVLLMKDPRVFTQGFDRPNLFLEVMNVGGDEERREACAQLAARGGSGIVYCSTRKAAESVHAALLTRKVRAVLYHAGMDVEARKRAQDDFMSAKEAVAVATNAFGMGIDKPDIRFVAHANIPKAVEAYYQEIGRAGRDGGPASAVLLFNHADVYTQERLIEGSHPSEAVMADVWNVLQAEGDFERGVHALAARVGSSEFEVSAALKVFEREGLLERGGRGEGEYNLTLTEKASGTHPHADDARRLLKSLLETFPLGRQSTTELPILARRTGLSSEEVRHALGLLEKSGAVMVRKPFVGRTLRALKQGAFRDLELDLSRVREQERRSLLSLKRMTDYAYTQRCRRAFILRYFGELDADTVCGKCDRCAGTMMPRLSRTSSSRAAPSTAGTPVMEYSELASTELRRWRKDLARDLGIAPFIIFNDATLLGLSSALPVDREAFLAVKGTGESRWERFGPKVVEICLMARAAGHEPQAVPFTPPKVRKPRARRAAGPE, from the coding sequence ATGGTGAACATGCGCGCGATGCCGGAGTCCCTGCCCTTTCTCGAAGAAGCCCAGCGGGGGCTGGTGCGGCATTTCGGCCTCGCGGAGTTCCGCCCCGGTCAGGCCCCCGTCATCAACTCGGTGCTCGGCGGGAACAACACCGTGGTGGTGATGCCCACGGGTGCGGGCAAGAGCCTGTGCTACCAGCTGCCAGCCACGCTGTTGCCGGGGCTGACGCTGGTGGTGTCTCCGCTCATCGCGCTGATGAAGGACCAGGTCGAGCAGCTCACGGCGCGCGGCATCCCCGCCACGTACATCAACTCGTCGCTGTCAGACCTGGAGCGGGCCGAGCGCATGCGCCGGGTCCGCATGCGCGAATACAAGCTGCTCTACGTGGCGCCGGAGCGCTTCCGCAGCGCGCGCTTCCTGGAGGCGGTGACGGAGCTGGGCGTGGACCTGTTCGCGGTGGACGAGGCGCACTGCATCTCCCAGTGGGGCCACGACTTCCGGCCGGACTACGCCCTGCTGGGACAGGTGCGCAAGAAGCTGCGGCCCCCGCGCACGGTGGCGCTCACCGCCACGGCGACGCCAGAAGTCCGCGAGGACATCGTCCGGGTGCTCCTGATGAAGGACCCGCGCGTGTTCACGCAAGGGTTCGATCGCCCCAACCTCTTCCTGGAGGTGATGAACGTCGGCGGTGACGAGGAGCGGCGCGAGGCCTGCGCCCAGCTCGCCGCGCGAGGGGGCAGCGGCATCGTCTACTGCTCCACGCGCAAGGCCGCCGAGAGCGTGCATGCGGCGCTGCTGACGCGGAAGGTGCGCGCGGTGCTGTACCACGCGGGCATGGATGTGGAGGCGCGCAAGCGGGCGCAGGACGACTTCATGTCCGCCAAGGAGGCGGTGGCCGTCGCGACGAATGCCTTCGGCATGGGCATCGACAAGCCGGACATCCGCTTCGTCGCGCACGCCAACATCCCCAAGGCGGTGGAGGCGTACTACCAGGAGATTGGCCGCGCGGGCCGAGACGGCGGACCCGCCTCCGCGGTGCTGCTGTTCAACCACGCGGACGTGTACACGCAGGAGCGCCTCATCGAAGGCAGCCATCCTTCCGAGGCGGTGATGGCGGACGTGTGGAACGTGCTCCAGGCCGAGGGTGACTTCGAGCGCGGCGTTCACGCGCTCGCGGCGCGGGTGGGTTCGAGCGAGTTCGAGGTCTCCGCGGCGCTGAAGGTCTTTGAGCGCGAGGGCCTGCTGGAGCGCGGCGGCCGAGGCGAGGGCGAGTACAACCTGACGCTGACCGAGAAGGCCTCGGGCACCCATCCGCACGCGGACGATGCCCGTCGGCTCTTGAAGTCCTTGCTGGAAACGTTTCCGCTGGGGCGTCAGTCCACCACGGAGCTGCCCATCCTCGCGCGGCGCACCGGCCTGTCGTCGGAAGAGGTCCGCCACGCGCTGGGGCTCCTGGAGAAGTCCGGCGCGGTGATGGTGCGAAAGCCCTTCGTGGGCCGCACCCTTCGCGCCCTCAAGCAGGGCGCCTTCCGCGACCTGGAGCTGGACCTGAGTCGCGTGCGCGAGCAGGAGCGCCGCAGCCTGCTGAGCCTCAAGCGGATGACGGACTACGCCTATACGCAGCGCTGTCGGCGGGCCTTCATCCTGCGCTACTTCGGCGAGCTGGACGCCGACACCGTCTGCGGCAAGTGCGACCGCTGCGCGGGCACCATGATGCCTCGGCTGTCTCGCACGTCCTCCTCACGCGCGGCGCCCTCGACGGCGGGTACGCCCGTGATGGAGTACAGCGAGCTGGCCTCCACGGAGCTGCGGCGCTGGCGCAAGGACCTGGCGAGGGACCTGGGCATCGCGCCGTTCATCATCTTCAACGACGCGACGCTGCTCGGGCTGTCCTCCGCCCTGCCCGTGGACCGTGAGGCCTTCCTCGCGGTGAAGGGCACGGGCGAGAGCCGCTGGGAGCGCTTTGGCCCGAAGGTGGTGGAAATCTGCCTGATGGCCCGGGCGGCGGGACACGAGCCCCAGGCCGTGCCCTTCACACCGCCCAAGGTGAGAAAGCCTCGGGCGCGGCGCGCGGCCGGCCCCGAGTAG
- a CDS encoding tetratricopeptide repeat protein yields MAKSMVERYEQLLRQDPTSSVFVELAKLLLEKGEAARAIEVCAQGVSHHAGSTVGRVLWGKALIQLGRPAEAMEQFDQAIAIEKDNPYAYNLIGEVLLQRGLYRSALPILRKAVTLQPNDGRVKLWLEQAQQAVSGGPAPIFADLMGLEKPAEPPPDAVPSETGPQARPEAAHPSAFEARSAAAAGRVGAEARARAARPAADGGGAGTASDAQVRPAGAADAARSSDAQVRGTGIGDGASRAAPSRVRGTGGSDAAPASDARGPTADAGGDGAQGATGADAPQGRDARPAGHATSDASGGLSPERDSASGSKQGADAHGGASFGSEAAAPSGSSAGDSLSDFGGASADGSRDASASNSGDDSSESVDLGGLDDASGPEAREASANAQGGLIPELGNEEAPGGSESLASAGETSPAREASGDSDGLLADLPDASGADSAESSARGGGLLGELPPPEETGARRTVAARAPEPVRASGGKRSLLDDIPDAAEVHAPSGATKVAASAQDTEKLAAKYEQELREKLAKESAKRSFLARNGVKLASAIVATVFVVVSVGAFVAYRARQGGQTLKETLDRTSRLVAQDTRASLDEALKQLDRAHEMDDGSSQAWALTAYVHAILFADHGMAPDERQKALEALEKTGVKEGFPGLMLATNVLVADDRGREPARRALLASTDESTELHALAGSLLLAAKDEKKALERFDRALKASPTNVRALVSLGGYYLASEDHPQALEMFRRAREVSPEHPAARIGMAESRLALEQELDEALADVAPLATDTRLPAALQARQQLVQGQLLSALGRYDEARTLLSRGAQGPKAFDFQQALGAASRAAGKLDIAQQAYEAALKLQPKSEDAREGLGRTLLDRDREREALQRLEPDGGRKVSLVRGAAYARLGDWKHARAELARTRVNDRYSPEAIAWLALADAADGNGAQAREVLEKALAALKRPRNDMRVALGQVYWRERALDKAQTQFEEAMKNPREYEAACSLGRLLLSRGLPDMALAPLTKAVERNGAHGEARDALGRTLLALGRAPEALKQFETWQLDNPGNAAAHKGFALALYQLGRRKDADGAVGRAVKLAPDDAEGQRIRAAILFAAGDGAGGFAALERSNKLDPKDPETFCEIAQAFLRQGNVDNAEAAFAAARREGPDVACGRVGELYAQVPAGGRAAARTLQDLADKAPSVADKAFAQTTIARVQLGAGAVKEARAAADEAVKLAPFTGRGYLALGLVALKQRQEAPAKEALLKAVELEPTDGLAHLALADLLVHEPSELARAVDAYEAFLRLAGGSSEASRVKKALPILKRKAAK; encoded by the coding sequence ATGGCCAAGTCGATGGTGGAGCGTTACGAGCAGCTCCTCCGGCAGGATCCGACCTCTTCCGTCTTCGTCGAGCTCGCCAAGCTCCTGCTGGAAAAAGGGGAAGCCGCGCGTGCCATCGAGGTCTGCGCGCAAGGCGTCTCGCACCACGCGGGTTCCACGGTGGGCCGGGTGCTGTGGGGCAAGGCGCTCATCCAACTGGGGCGGCCCGCCGAGGCGATGGAGCAGTTCGATCAGGCCATCGCCATTGAGAAGGACAACCCCTACGCGTACAACCTCATTGGCGAGGTGTTGTTGCAGCGCGGGCTGTATCGCTCGGCGCTGCCGATTCTGCGCAAGGCGGTGACGCTCCAGCCGAATGACGGTCGCGTGAAGCTGTGGCTGGAGCAGGCCCAGCAGGCCGTGTCCGGAGGGCCCGCGCCCATCTTCGCGGACCTCATGGGGCTGGAGAAGCCCGCCGAGCCACCGCCCGACGCTGTGCCATCCGAGACTGGTCCGCAGGCTCGGCCGGAAGCCGCGCATCCCTCTGCGTTCGAGGCGCGCTCCGCTGCGGCTGCGGGACGGGTTGGCGCGGAGGCGCGGGCGCGAGCCGCGCGACCGGCGGCAGACGGTGGTGGGGCCGGCACTGCCTCCGACGCGCAGGTTCGCCCGGCCGGTGCCGCGGATGCAGCCCGTTCCTCCGATGCGCAGGTTCGCGGAACTGGAATCGGTGATGGGGCGTCGCGGGCTGCTCCTTCACGGGTTCGCGGAACGGGCGGCTCCGACGCGGCTCCTGCATCCGATGCGCGAGGGCCCACTGCGGACGCAGGTGGCGATGGCGCTCAGGGCGCGACGGGCGCTGATGCGCCGCAGGGGCGTGATGCACGGCCAGCGGGCCACGCGACTTCCGACGCCTCTGGGGGGCTGAGTCCCGAGCGCGACTCGGCTTCCGGATCCAAGCAGGGAGCCGACGCGCACGGTGGCGCTTCATTCGGCTCCGAGGCGGCTGCGCCCAGTGGCTCCAGCGCGGGCGACTCCCTCTCGGATTTCGGAGGCGCTTCGGCGGATGGTTCGCGAGACGCTTCCGCGTCGAACTCGGGCGACGACAGCTCCGAGTCCGTGGACCTGGGCGGCCTGGATGACGCCTCTGGGCCTGAGGCGCGCGAGGCCTCTGCGAATGCACAGGGAGGACTCATTCCAGAGCTGGGGAATGAGGAGGCCCCTGGTGGCTCGGAGTCGCTCGCGTCGGCGGGGGAGACCTCTCCCGCGCGTGAGGCCTCGGGCGACAGTGACGGTCTGCTGGCGGACCTCCCGGATGCATCGGGTGCGGATTCTGCGGAGTCTTCAGCTCGGGGTGGCGGACTGCTCGGAGAGCTGCCGCCTCCCGAGGAGACGGGCGCGCGACGGACGGTGGCGGCTCGGGCTCCGGAGCCTGTTCGTGCGTCGGGGGGCAAGCGCTCGTTGCTCGATGACATCCCCGACGCGGCGGAGGTCCATGCTCCCTCTGGTGCCACGAAGGTCGCGGCCAGCGCGCAGGACACCGAGAAGCTCGCCGCGAAGTACGAGCAGGAGCTGCGCGAGAAGCTGGCGAAGGAGTCGGCCAAGCGGTCGTTCCTGGCTCGCAACGGCGTGAAGCTCGCGTCGGCCATCGTCGCGACGGTGTTCGTGGTCGTCAGCGTGGGTGCCTTCGTCGCCTACCGCGCTCGGCAAGGGGGGCAGACCCTCAAGGAGACGCTGGACCGGACCAGTCGCCTGGTGGCGCAGGACACGCGCGCGTCGCTGGATGAGGCCCTCAAGCAGCTCGACCGGGCCCACGAGATGGACGATGGCAGCAGTCAGGCCTGGGCGCTGACGGCCTACGTCCACGCGATCCTCTTCGCGGACCACGGGATGGCTCCGGATGAGCGCCAGAAGGCGCTGGAGGCCCTGGAGAAGACGGGCGTCAAGGAGGGCTTCCCCGGCCTGATGCTGGCCACCAACGTGCTCGTGGCGGATGACCGCGGCCGTGAGCCTGCCCGGCGCGCACTGCTCGCCTCGACGGACGAGTCCACGGAGCTGCATGCCCTCGCGGGTTCGCTGCTCCTGGCGGCGAAGGACGAGAAGAAGGCCCTGGAGCGTTTCGACCGGGCGCTGAAGGCGTCTCCCACCAACGTGCGCGCGCTCGTGTCGCTGGGGGGCTACTACCTCGCGTCGGAGGACCATCCGCAGGCGCTCGAGATGTTCCGCCGCGCCCGCGAGGTGTCCCCCGAGCATCCCGCCGCGCGCATCGGCATGGCGGAGAGCCGGCTCGCGCTGGAGCAGGAGCTGGACGAGGCGCTGGCCGACGTCGCGCCCCTGGCGACCGATACGCGGCTTCCCGCTGCCCTCCAGGCGCGTCAGCAACTGGTGCAGGGACAGCTCCTGTCGGCGCTCGGGCGGTATGACGAGGCGCGCACGCTGCTGTCTCGCGGCGCGCAGGGGCCCAAGGCGTTCGACTTCCAGCAGGCGCTGGGCGCGGCGAGCCGTGCGGCGGGGAAGCTGGACATCGCACAGCAGGCGTATGAGGCCGCGCTCAAGCTCCAGCCCAAGAGCGAGGATGCTCGCGAGGGGCTCGGGCGCACGCTGCTGGACCGCGACCGTGAGCGCGAGGCCCTTCAGCGCCTGGAGCCCGACGGTGGGCGCAAGGTGTCGCTGGTCCGAGGCGCCGCCTATGCCCGCCTGGGCGATTGGAAGCACGCCCGCGCGGAGCTGGCTCGGACGCGTGTCAATGACCGCTACTCGCCCGAGGCCATCGCGTGGCTGGCCCTGGCCGACGCCGCCGATGGCAACGGCGCGCAGGCCCGCGAGGTCCTGGAGAAGGCCCTGGCCGCGCTCAAGCGCCCGCGCAACGACATGCGCGTCGCCTTGGGACAGGTGTACTGGCGCGAGCGCGCGCTGGACAAGGCACAGACCCAGTTCGAAGAGGCCATGAAGAACCCGCGGGAGTACGAGGCTGCGTGCTCCTTGGGGCGGCTGCTGCTGTCGCGCGGGTTGCCGGACATGGCGCTGGCGCCGCTGACGAAGGCCGTCGAGCGCAACGGCGCACACGGTGAGGCCCGCGACGCGCTGGGCCGCACGCTCCTGGCCCTGGGCCGCGCGCCCGAGGCGCTCAAGCAGTTCGAGACCTGGCAGCTCGACAACCCGGGCAACGCCGCGGCCCACAAGGGCTTCGCGCTCGCGCTGTACCAGCTGGGGCGGCGCAAGGACGCGGACGGAGCGGTGGGGCGCGCGGTCAAGCTGGCGCCCGATGACGCCGAGGGGCAGCGGATCCGCGCCGCCATCCTCTTCGCCGCAGGGGACGGGGCAGGGGGCTTCGCCGCGCTGGAGCGCTCCAACAAGCTGGACCCGAAGGATCCGGAGACGTTCTGCGAGATTGCCCAGGCCTTCCTGCGCCAGGGCAACGTGGACAACGCGGAGGCGGCCTTCGCGGCGGCGCGTCGCGAGGGGCCGGATGTCGCGTGCGGTCGCGTGGGCGAACTCTACGCGCAGGTGCCCGCCGGAGGACGCGCGGCGGCTCGGACGCTGCAGGACCTGGCGGACAAGGCGCCCTCGGTGGCGGACAAGGCCTTCGCGCAGACCACCATCGCGCGCGTGCAGCTCGGGGCCGGGGCGGTGAAGGAGGCGCGCGCCGCGGCGGACGAGGCCGTGAAGCTGGCGCCGTTCACGGGCCGTGGCTACCTGGCCCTCGGACTGGTGGCCCTGAAGCAGCGGCAGGAGGCTCCGGCGAAGGAGGCCCTGCTCAAGGCCGTGGAGCTGGAGCCGACGGACGGGCTGGCGCACCTGGCGCTGGCGGACCTGCTGGTCCATGAGCCAAGCGAGCTGGCCCGGGCCGTGGACGCGTATGAGGCCTTCCTCCGGCTGGCCGGCGGGTCGTCCGAGGCCTCGCGCGTGAAGAAGGCACTTCCGATCCTCAAGCGTAAGGCCGCGAAGTAG
- the radC gene encoding DNA repair protein RadC, which yields MARGGTRAEGQRASVSEVTERARETDAEAARERLFRLGVAALTDVELLGLLWEPGPRDGGRQEGAAQVLDSGGLKSLAREDAVALSVRPGLGPSRAIQLVVALELARRARRSEEPRPRLCNARQIHAYLEPTLGALRREVFHVLCFNARNVLVHDARVAEGTMNMCPVDPREVFSAALASRATAIVLAHNHPSGDPEPSAQDIALTRQLAAAAGLLGIKLLDHLVVGDTGYVSLMERRLLPGDEDGRRAWGVAGRGS from the coding sequence ATGGCCAGAGGCGGAACGAGGGCGGAGGGACAACGGGCCTCCGTGAGCGAAGTCACGGAGAGGGCACGGGAGACGGACGCGGAGGCGGCGCGAGAACGCCTCTTCCGGCTGGGCGTCGCGGCCCTCACGGACGTGGAGCTGCTGGGGCTCTTGTGGGAGCCGGGGCCACGCGACGGAGGACGGCAAGAAGGCGCGGCCCAGGTTCTGGACAGCGGCGGCCTCAAGTCGTTGGCGAGAGAGGATGCGGTGGCGCTGAGCGTGCGACCCGGACTCGGCCCCTCACGGGCCATCCAATTGGTCGTGGCGCTGGAGCTGGCCCGCCGCGCGAGGCGCAGCGAGGAACCTCGCCCGCGGCTCTGCAATGCCCGGCAGATTCACGCCTACCTGGAGCCTACGCTGGGTGCGCTGCGCCGCGAGGTGTTCCACGTGCTGTGCTTCAACGCGCGCAACGTGCTCGTGCATGACGCGCGGGTGGCGGAGGGCACCATGAACATGTGCCCGGTGGATCCGCGCGAGGTCTTCAGCGCGGCGCTGGCCTCGCGGGCCACGGCCATCGTGCTCGCGCACAATCACCCGTCCGGAGATCCGGAGCCCAGCGCGCAAGACATCGCGCTCACCCGCCAGCTCGCCGCGGCGGCGGGCCTGCTGGGCATCAAGCTCTTGGACCACCTGGTGGTGGGGGACACGGGCTACGTGTCGCTGATGGAACGGCGGCTCTTGCCCGGTGACGAAGACGGGAGACGCGCATGGGGCGTAGCTGGGAGGGGCTCGTGA
- a CDS encoding cyclic nucleotide-binding domain-containing protein yields MDAAVLKKVALFEGLTQGQLAKVAQIAQPRSYPTGAFLFREGEAGQDMFVIAEGKVRISKSVPGIGEEALAILEAGQYFGEMAVIEDSARSADAIAHVACTVWVIERSRLDQLMFTDKDLAYVLLWTFVRTLSERLRETNEKIKGFFAISRF; encoded by the coding sequence ATGGATGCTGCGGTCCTCAAGAAGGTTGCGCTCTTCGAGGGATTGACCCAGGGCCAGCTCGCCAAGGTGGCCCAGATTGCTCAGCCTCGGAGCTACCCGACAGGCGCCTTCCTGTTTCGCGAAGGCGAAGCAGGCCAGGACATGTTCGTCATCGCCGAGGGCAAGGTCCGCATCTCCAAGTCGGTGCCCGGCATCGGCGAGGAGGCGCTCGCCATCCTGGAAGCTGGGCAGTATTTCGGCGAGATGGCGGTAATCGAGGACTCGGCCCGCTCGGCGGACGCCATCGCCCATGTCGCCTGCACGGTCTGGGTCATCGAGCGGTCGCGGTTGGACCAGCTCATGTTCACCGACAAGGACCTCGCCTACGTCCTGTTGTGGACGTTCGTCCGCACGCTGAGCGAGCGACTTCGCGAGACGAACGAGAAGATCAAAGGCTTCTTCGCCATCTCGCGCTTCTAG
- a CDS encoding acyltransferase family protein, whose translation MLERFSDKVKKGLRGWTERMAGTEQQQQLQALARTENEYGVDPFGFNLDYSLAAIAPFLWLYRHYFRVEAYGADRIPSGRVLLVSNHSGQLPMDGAMIGISLMVEAQPPRAIRSMVEKWVPSLPYVSTFMARVGQIVGTPENCRRLLEAGEAILVFPEGARGINKLWPQRYQLQEFGLGFMRLALETDTPIVPIAVVGAEEQAPALMDLKPLAKLLGFPSFPITPTGLPIPLPTKYRIYFGDPLRFTGRADDEDSELDKKVRTVKAAIQAMLHQGLKERRGVFW comes from the coding sequence ATGCTGGAGCGCTTCAGCGACAAGGTGAAGAAGGGTCTGCGCGGCTGGACCGAGCGCATGGCCGGGACCGAGCAGCAGCAGCAGCTCCAGGCCCTGGCTCGCACGGAGAACGAGTACGGCGTGGACCCGTTCGGGTTCAACCTGGACTACAGCCTGGCCGCCATCGCTCCGTTCCTGTGGCTGTACCGCCACTACTTCCGCGTGGAGGCCTACGGGGCCGACCGGATTCCCAGCGGGCGCGTGCTACTCGTGTCCAACCACTCGGGGCAGTTGCCGATGGACGGCGCGATGATTGGCATCTCGCTCATGGTGGAGGCCCAGCCGCCCCGCGCCATCCGCAGCATGGTGGAGAAGTGGGTGCCGTCGCTCCCGTACGTCTCCACCTTCATGGCCCGCGTGGGCCAGATTGTCGGGACGCCGGAGAACTGCCGGCGGCTGTTGGAGGCCGGCGAGGCCATCCTCGTCTTCCCCGAGGGCGCGCGCGGCATCAACAAGCTGTGGCCCCAGCGCTACCAGCTCCAGGAGTTCGGTCTGGGGTTCATGCGGCTGGCGCTGGAGACGGACACGCCCATCGTCCCCATCGCCGTCGTCGGCGCCGAGGAGCAGGCCCCCGCGCTGATGGACCTCAAGCCCCTGGCCAAGCTCCTGGGGTTCCCCTCGTTCCCCATCACCCCGACGGGGCTGCCCATCCCGCTGCCCACCAAGTACCGCATCTACTTCGGGGACCCGCTGCGCTTCACCGGCCGGGCGGATGACGAGGACAGCGAGCTGGACAAGAAGGTCCGCACCGTGAAGGCCGCCATCCAGGCCATGCTCCACCAGGGCCTCAAGGAGCGCCGAGGCGTCTTCTGGTGA
- a CDS encoding polysaccharide deacetylase family protein → MAERLASISVDLDSLPHYCRIHGLPESLLDARARSLVHAVAVPRFRELLATVGAPGTFFVIGEDLETDLAAAEGMRQSHAGGIEVASHSYSHDYALSRRGAEAIQADLARADALITRATGERPSGFRAPGYTLSPDLYAATVAQGYRYGSSAFPAAPYYAAKAAVMGALAVLGRPSRSVLDTPRVLLAPRVPYRPDPARPYQRGSGAVLELPMAVTPGVRFPFIGTFAATLPRPVLRSTYRALQREAFFNFELHGVDVLSAADGIPPELTRQQRDLRVPAAPKQERLLEVFRWLKADFDVVTLKVVAERLAPTL, encoded by the coding sequence ATGGCGGAACGGCTGGCGTCCATCTCCGTCGACCTGGACTCGCTGCCGCACTACTGCCGCATCCATGGGTTGCCGGAGTCCCTGCTGGATGCGCGCGCCCGCTCGTTGGTGCACGCGGTGGCGGTGCCGCGCTTCCGCGAGCTGCTGGCCACGGTGGGCGCTCCCGGGACGTTCTTCGTCATCGGCGAGGACCTGGAGACGGACCTCGCCGCCGCCGAGGGCATGCGCCAAAGCCACGCGGGCGGCATCGAGGTGGCCAGCCACAGTTACTCGCATGACTATGCGCTGAGCCGTCGGGGCGCGGAGGCCATCCAGGCGGACCTTGCCCGAGCGGACGCGCTCATCACCCGCGCCACGGGTGAGCGCCCGTCGGGGTTTCGCGCGCCGGGGTACACGCTCAGCCCGGACCTGTACGCGGCCACCGTCGCGCAGGGGTACCGGTATGGCTCGTCGGCCTTTCCGGCCGCGCCGTACTACGCGGCCAAGGCGGCGGTGATGGGGGCGCTGGCCGTGCTGGGGCGTCCGTCCCGGTCCGTGCTGGACACGCCTCGGGTGCTCTTGGCGCCGCGCGTGCCGTACCGTCCGGACCCGGCGCGGCCCTACCAGCGAGGCTCGGGCGCGGTGCTGGAGCTGCCCATGGCGGTGACGCCGGGCGTTCGCTTTCCGTTCATCGGCACGTTCGCCGCCACGCTCCCGCGCCCCGTCCTGCGCTCGACCTACCGCGCCCTCCAGCGCGAGGCGTTCTTCAACTTCGAGCTGCACGGCGTGGACGTGCTGTCCGCGGCGGACGGCATCCCGCCCGAGCTGACCCGGCAGCAGAGGGACTTGCGCGTACCCGCGGCCCCGAAGCAGGAGCGGCTGCTCGAGGTGTTCCGCTGGCTCAAGGCGGACTTCGACGTCGTCACCTTGAAGGTCGTGGCGGAGCGGCTCGCGCCCACGCTCTAG
- a CDS encoding DUF3006 domain-containing protein → MVCGVLGLGSGAVRVELLEDDRALVVDTAQGRACTVERWRVPPKAREGDVVVDGVVDLERTERLRQEVATARRAIPVPPGLEL, encoded by the coding sequence ATGGTGTGCGGAGTACTGGGGCTGGGGAGCGGGGCCGTGCGGGTGGAGCTGCTGGAGGACGACCGAGCGCTGGTGGTGGACACCGCCCAGGGGCGGGCGTGCACGGTCGAGCGGTGGCGCGTGCCCCCCAAGGCGAGGGAGGGAGACGTGGTGGTGGACGGCGTGGTGGACCTGGAGCGAACGGAGCGACTGCGCCAGGAGGTAGCGACAGCGCGTCGGGCGATTCCCGTCCCACCGGGGCTGGAGCTGTGA
- a CDS encoding SDR family oxidoreductase, with protein sequence MRPAVVVTGISGNLGRTLAKLLHKQERIIGIDRRPFLGRPKDVEMYQLDLRKKKAEDVFRKNDVRAVIHMGIMHDPRMSEEEHHSFNVVGTTRLLEYCAKYGVKKVVVLSSANVYGPSPDNSNFLTEDAPLMAASRFSGVRDLIEVDMLAHGFFWKHPDIETVILRPVHIVGPTIKNAPSNYLRLRHPWTLAGFDPMVQLIHVEDVARAMVAALQPELRGVYNVVGPGEVPLSSVMRELGNTPLPVPHPVARPLLGLLFRYRLASFPPPELDHIQFLCAVDGSRWVKDIHWKPRHSMRDTIRSVLGE encoded by the coding sequence ATGAGACCCGCCGTCGTCGTCACGGGCATCAGCGGAAACCTCGGCCGCACCCTCGCGAAGCTCCTCCACAAGCAGGAGCGCATCATCGGCATCGACCGGCGTCCCTTCCTGGGGCGGCCGAAGGACGTCGAGATGTACCAGCTCGACCTTCGCAAGAAGAAGGCCGAGGACGTCTTTCGCAAGAACGACGTCCGCGCCGTCATCCACATGGGCATCATGCATGACCCCCGGATGAGCGAGGAGGAGCACCACTCGTTCAACGTGGTGGGCACCACGCGGCTGCTCGAGTACTGCGCCAAGTACGGGGTGAAGAAGGTCGTGGTGCTGTCCTCGGCCAACGTCTACGGCCCCAGTCCGGACAACTCCAACTTCCTCACCGAGGACGCGCCGCTGATGGCGGCCAGCCGGTTCTCCGGCGTGCGCGACCTCATCGAAGTGGACATGCTCGCGCATGGCTTCTTCTGGAAGCACCCGGACATCGAGACGGTGATTCTCAGGCCCGTCCACATCGTCGGGCCCACCATCAAGAACGCGCCGTCCAACTACCTGCGGCTGCGCCACCCGTGGACGCTCGCGGGCTTCGACCCCATGGTGCAGCTCATCCATGTGGAGGACGTGGCGCGCGCCATGGTCGCCGCCCTCCAGCCCGAGCTGCGCGGCGTCTACAACGTCGTGGGGCCGGGCGAGGTGCCCCTGTCCTCGGTGATGCGCGAGCTGGGCAATACCCCGCTGCCCGTGCCGCATCCCGTGGCGCGCCCGCTGCTGGGCCTGCTGTTCCGCTACCGGCTGGCCAGCTTCCCGCCGCCGGAGCTGGACCACATCCAGTTCCTGTGCGCCGTGGATGGCTCCCGGTGGGTGAAGGACATCCACTGGAAGCCGCGCCACTCGATGCGGGACACCATCCGCTCCGTCCTGGGCGAGTGA